A DNA window from Porites lutea chromosome 6, jaPorLute2.1, whole genome shotgun sequence contains the following coding sequences:
- the LOC140942181 gene encoding melanocyte-stimulating hormone receptor-like: MAVENFTGEEETTTIAEFLCSDELRRQVYNHLIILPVLHIFVFITAVLGNILILIALYKENSLHRPSKVLYCNLAIADLCVGITSVPLAVLRFMVMMKRKWNVCRLVFHSNFIINYSLGGVSLLTTTTISLDRLLALLLRLRYRQVVTLKKTYATITTLWFVAIVIAATHLFNTLITSWCGNIAILLCVVTSIVSYTKIFLTLRHNKIRVQSHISLGQPSQAFSLNKARYRRAVSSALWVQITLVVCYLPYFIAVALEPGESFPLPLYLAREYTTTLVFVHSSLNPMLYCWKIREVREAMKDIIRPICCLWSKELDTLSFSRRERPKATSEASS; the protein is encoded by the coding sequence ATGGCGGTAGAGAATTTCACTGGAGAGGAAGAAACAACAACCATTGCGGAATTTCTTTGCTCTGACGAATTAAGACGACAAGTGTACAACCATCTAATAATTCTTCCAGTGCtgcacatttttgttttcattactgcGGTTTTGGGGAACATTCTGATCTTAATTGCTCTCTACAAAGAAAATTCACTCCATCGGCCGTCCAAAGTGCTGTATTGTAACCTAGCAATAGccgatctctgtgttggtatcacTTCAGTTCCTCTCGCTGTTCTACGCTTCATGGTTATGATGAAGAGGAAATGGAATGTTTGTCGCCTAGTATTTCActcaaattttattattaactATAGTTTGGGTGGAGTGTCGTTACTGACGACAACTACAATAAGCCTGGACCGGCTTCTCGCCCTTTTGCTGaggctcagatacagacaagttgtgaCTTTGAAGAAAACCTATGCAACTATAACCACGCTTTGGTTTGTAGCCATTGTCATCGCAGCGACTCACCTCTTTAATACCCTCATAACTTCATGGTGTGGGAACATAGCTATATTGCTCTGTGTGGTCACCTCAATCGTttcttacacaaaaatttttcttaCTTTGCGTCACAATAAGATTCGAGTACAGAGTCACATTTCACTGGGGCAACCGAGTCAAGCATTTTCTCTGAACAAAGCTCGATACAGAAGGGCAGTGtccagtgcactgtgggtgcaaaTAACACTGGTTGTTTGTTATTTGCCTTATTTTATAGCGGTGGCTTTGGAGCCAGGAGAAAGTTTCCCTTTACCTCTTTACCTTGCTAGGGAGTATACCACTACTCTCGTTTTCGTACATTCGTCATTGAACCCAATGCTGTATTgctggaagatcagagaagtcAGAGAAGCAATGAAAGATATAATCAGACCAATTTGCTGTCTATGGAGTAAAGAACTTGATACACTCTCGTTCTCGCGGAGGGAGCGGCCAAAGGCCACGAGCGAAGCAAGTtcataa